The genomic window TGGTGATCTCCGTTGAGGACCGATAGATGACTGCCATGCAGGAAGGACACAACCAGCCCAAGTAGGAGGGGTACTCACTGTCCTTCGCGCGAGGTGCAATTGCGGTATCGGCATTCTCTGTCCTGGCTTTCTTTAAGTCGAGCATCGAGTCCTCTGTTGAGGCAACATCCGCCGCGCGACATACTCGCGGaggcaccagcggcagcatcgtAGGGCCCACAACGTACTGAGATGCAATACGGTCCCGCCTCTGGCGGGCCCGGCCGCCGATGAGCGACATGGCAGCACTCGCACCATCCAGCAGGTGGCCGAGGTCATGAAAACTGAACCGGGAAGCGCAGAAGCCACCGAGGCTTGAAGCTAGTGCCACGAGGCGGTTCTCCGTCAAGTCGGTCTGCAGTACGGCTTCGCCGAAGCACGACACAGTCACACCCATCTTGCTTGCCGTCATAGCCGCCACCGCGAGAGCGCACTCTGCGCTGTATGGCGGCACCTCAGTTGCACTAGCGTCGCTGAACACAAGAATGCTCCCAGCACTAcgcggtggaggtgcagaATTTacgtcaccgctgctggtaGAGTCGCCGGCAGCCGCTTCAGCAGGCGTCTCTCCAGCCCCGTTTTCTGCCTCATCCCTAGCCGCCGCCCGAAACGCGGTGCTCGGGTGCGCGCGCAGATAGCAGAGTGAGGCCAGTAGTGCCCCTGCCAGAGAGCTCCACATGTTTGTGGCATCAGAGGACAGTGATGCAGATGCCGAGGCTGCAGCTGAGGGCTCTCTGAATCCCTTCACGGAAGAGGCGTCGTCCTTTGCACTGGCAGTTAGCATGGTGTTGTTGTGTTCCTGTGCCGCCCGCAGTACCGCCTGCTGAAGGATTAGAGGAGAGCGAAAACGAAAGAGCTGCGCAAAGGCGAGGGTCCTCTCTGCGGCATCACTCTCCGTCCCCCCGTCCCCGCCGTCCCCTTCGGGCGAGAACACCGACCCTGTCGCATCTGACAAGGCGGGGTAAGTGGCCCCCACCCGATCCAGGGCGTGGTTGCGGTCCGGCACGGCCGAAGAGTACACGCACTTGGTGCCTCTGTACGGGTCCGCAAAGAAGACGGCGATTAATGGGATGAAGTCGGGTGCGCTGGCGCGCACGCTGGACTGCaccgcatgcacacaccgcagcgcgtTGCCGACTAGATCGTCCGTGTAGCAGCCATTGCTGGAGTGGAGAAGACACACGTACGAGGACGGCATGGCGGTGCAGCAatgaaacaaaaaaaaatgtggcaaatgagagaagaggtgccCTTCACGGGTGAATGAAGTCGTGCCTGCGGATATGATACAAGGGAAGGCAGTAATGCAGTGGACGGCAAACTCCCTCAGCGTATGTGAGTTTTAAAGGGGTGGCTACAAACCCTGTATCAACCCCTTACATTCATTCCAGTTAGCGAAGCAGGTGATGGAACGGCACGGCACAGgcggagaaagcgaaagagacgcaTGCGCACGTGCAATCGTTGGCATTCACACGTAAATGGACAAGAGTcagggaggtggagaaagaaaggaaagaatGGGGAGAGGTGGCTGCGATGGGGCTGAGGGAACACAGACAGCGACAAAGAAGTCACATCGAAGAAGAGCCGAGGTGACCACCTCTCAATAGTCCATTAGGGTGGACTCGTCGTTGCCGTCCACGTCTCCATTCAATTTCAttccttcttctttttttgcttctttcaCCTCTCGGCCTTGGCTACTTCTGAGGTTTGATCAGCGGAATCATCACACACCAACGCAGACGTGCACCCACaatcgaaaaaaaaaaacacacaaaaagcgAGCATATAGCATGAAAcgaagatggagaagagcgTGCCGTGAGAAGACGAGTAGAGAGAATGGGGGGACTAGAGAGCTCGCCATCAtagcgaaagaagaagagagaaccCTAGGGCGAGAGCGCAAGTAACAGGAGAGAGCCAGGGTAACAGAaatttaaaaaaaaaaagagagaagcgtgGCCCTTCTGGAGAGAAAAGTAAGAGGTagaggaaaggcagaaaGGGTAGGAGAGGCCCATATGGTGCCTAGCCGCCTCACCTACCGCAGGTCACTCATCCGCTCACGAAGAGCTTGCTTCCCCTTGAGGATCATCTTCTCGCGGAGGTCGTCCAGGGGGCAGATGGAGTCGTACTCGCGAACCGCCTCGTCGAACATGGCCGTGTCCTCGCCTTGGATAGCTGCAATCATGTCCGTCATAACCATGTGCTCGCGAGTGTTCATGTTGAACTGCGTGTCGAGGTCCTGGTACTCCTGGAAACGCTCCTCGAGCACGCCTACATCCTCCATGAGACTCTCCGGCGTCATGAGGGCCAGTTGGCACAAGAGAGCCGTAAAGAACAGCTTGCGTGCGTTGCCGCGCGCCACACGGTCCTCCAACGCCTCGCGGGCCAGATGGTCgtagagctgctgcgccccgGCGTAGTCGCCAGAGCCTGCCTTTATGTTCGCCATCTTGAGCACAATCTCAGAGGCCGTCACCTTCGCACCTTGATTGCGGAAGTAGCGCACGGCCTCTTGCAGCCACCTTATAGCCTCATCGCCCATGGTGATGTCGCCCAGTAGAGAGCACACCTTGGCTGCGTTTGTGTACTTCTGGGCCTTGTCATACATGTCCACAACGTCCTtgagcagcgtcgctgccgacTTCGCGTCGCCGGCCTTGAAGTAGGCCTttgctgcctcctccatctccaccGCCTGATCACACTCGCTGTTGTTCTTGCAAGACATTTCAGAGGCACGCTTGTACGCCTGGGCCACCTTCGTAAAATTGCCAGCTGCCTTGTACTGCGTGGCTGCCTGCAGAAATGTGTCATGCGACTCATCCACTTTCGTGTCGCTCGACGAGAACCACGAGCGCTTCTTCAGCTttttctccgcctccgccatcaACGCATCGCCACGCTCCTCCATCTTTCCAGGCGTGCCTTATAGTATTGATGATGTCTAGTGAGAACGTGAGATGATGAAGCTGCCCTACGTACAACAAGTTGCACAGGAAGGCGTATGTGGGTAAAGGTTTGTGGGTGAACAGTGGTGTGCTGCAGACGTCCACCATTTATGCGTAACTCGTAAGCAACTGAGATGCGCCACTACGTTTAGCGTGTCATATGTGGAGAGATCGAGACGGCCGATGGTCATGTGGCCACCGCGCCGCACCAGGCAAAAGTTGTCGCGGGTGCCCACAGCAAGTGGAGCATGTGTATGTACGATCAAAAGACGAAAATGAGAAGATAAGGGGGTATCTAGAGTCCGTCCGCAGACAAGAAAAGAACCCCTGCCTGACTAGCAGCGGGGGGTTCTCGACCTTACATGCAGCAAAAGGAACGGATGTCAGTTTCAAAGAACGACCATGGGCACCAGACAGTCAtcgcaccagcaccgccgttgATGTCTTTTTTCCCCCCGCTGGACTGACGCACAGCCCACGCATACCTACCACTCGACCCAAATAGAATGTGCCGTGAGGAGACTCCATATGCCTCTCGCATACCGTTTTTCCGCAGGCACACCCCCGACAGTCCAGATTATCCCGCCCACAGCTACTAACGCGGTAAGTGTCAAGGACGTGGTCATCACGAAGCAGGGGAGCGCCAGAAGGTGGAAGCGCCAGTCCCTTGTCAGCAAGGAGAGGAGTCCCCAAGGAACCAACTCCGTTAGCCATGCATCGGtgtcgctttctctcttctgcctgGTAGTGTACGTTGTTTGcttgtcttttttcttttcgctgaGGTTAACAAGAGCAACTTTGAATACATAGCAAACCAGACCGAACACGAAAAATACACGGAGAGATgaacacaaagaaaaagactGGGGAatgaagggaagagagagatggggcTTGAACTATACATGATACGTGTGTGATACTCCGTTAACCTACGGCTGCGAGCCGTTTCGTCCCcggagagatggagaagagggggaaagatCCGCCAACCACACATGTGTGATTATCTCTGTGCACCAGGAaacagacaaaaaaaaggcaggcaacagaaagaggcgcaggtggagggCAAACACGCGAAACCAAACGCGACAacgagacacacacacacacacacacaaacgtgACAGACAGAGATAGGGacaggaaggggagaagcaacaacagcagtcTGTGCGAGTCTGTGTGAATGGGCATGGGTGGTGTGGTAGCGCTGgatgaggagaagcagagaaaaaatgaaagtgaacaagaaaaagaagcaagAATACTCCCCAAACCAGTCTATACTCACCCCAAGACACCGTTAGACGCCCTTTTCCTgtagcagcagagaagcactCGAGGACAGCCTCAGAGTTGTTtactttcttttccctttatCCCTTCGCTTGCTTTCGACGCAGACAACGACTGAGCCGGAGAGACGCAGatgagaaaagagagggcagcagaaacgcccccccccccacacacacacacacgaaaggATCTCCTCCCTCAAGGCCTGACCCTTACAATGTCAAGTGTAGGCGTATGGATATTCCAGtacttccctctcctcactcttgCTTGATGcaacgctctctctctctcttcaagCTTCTCTTCCATTTTTCCTTGTGAATCATCTCTCCATTCATTTCACTCCGTGTGCACGCAGACGTCCGCCGACGTGATTGTTTTTCCCTTCACTGTGAGGTGCATCATGCGATGAATGTGGTACTAAGTGGGAGCATGTGACTTTGCAGGTGTGTATGTTTGTGCCGCCAAGTGACGCTGACAACATCATTGagtccctcccccgcccgcctcgcctccttcAAACCTCCTTTTGGAGCGTTCAACTATACGGCGCGCTACATCACAGGATAAAGGAGAAGTGATGAACGCTCAGAGGTCGTGCTGGCAGACGTGAAGCGAGCTGTGGGGCGCGCAAGAGAGATGTAAGAAGAGGTGCACAGAGCTAACGCGCTCATTGCTGTGcacagtgtgtgtgtgtgtgtcacagCACACTTTGCTTCCGTCGTTAAGGCCtcacctgcacacgcacacaaggaCGGCGTTACGCTCGTGCTCTCCAGTGCATCCATCCTTGTGCTTTCACCTGGCCGCAattgctgtgctgctgacATGTGGCCACCTACCTGGCCTTCTGAGTTGCatccttcttctttcgctgGTTGCGCTCCTCACGTTCGCGCATCGTAGTCAGGCGGGCCTCCATCTGCTTGCGGATGTCCTCGTGCGAGACGATGTGATCGTCATCCTGGTCAGCGTACAGGTTGTTGTCGCGATCCGTCGTCCCGCCAGCCAGGCTGGCACTGGGCAGCTCCATCATGCACACAAGACTGCGTGCTGACACGGCGCTATGGGCTGTCTGAGGAGCAACCGGCATTATtggcaccacctcctccgcctcccagCCCTCTGCCATCTGTAGCGCTTCGCCGTGTGAGGAGTCAGTTGTGTTGGCAGTCAAAGcgacctccccctcctccaaggTCTGCACGGCCTCCTTCGACAACTGAGGATCGCGAATGGCGCgcagagacgacgacgccgagaCGCGCGAGTACGTGGACAattggtggtggcgctggaaGGCAATCAAGATGTGCGTGGCACGCTCCTCAACCCTGCCGAGGAACTGCTTCATGTTGGCCTCCGTGcacctctcctcactctccaCAGCGTCATCAGCCATCTTCGGGCACCCGATATGCGCATAGACATCCTCGGCCGTGGCTGCGGTACGCTGCACGGCGTCGCTCAGCTGTAGAGTCGCGTAGTTCATCTCGTCCAGCTTGGACTCCGTGCctgccagctcctcctcgagaCGCTTGATGAGAGCGCGGTGCTGACGCTCGctgtcgtcttcctcgctcAGAAGACGCTGAAGGTCACGGATGCTGTCCTTCAGAGCCTCCTTCTTGGCGGACAGCTCGTTGACGTACTTGTACATGGAGAAGTTCAGGTCCCCAGTGTGCAAGTAATTGGCGCGCACCCCGTCGATATCGTCCGACTGCAGGGCGTCCTTGATCTGAGCAAGAATGCTGGTGATGGACatcgcctctttctccacaGATATCACATTCTGTACGCCGTCGTGGCCTTCCCCACAGGTCGTGGAGGTAGGCTCTTCGCCATTGCTGGAGGCTGATGCACCCATTGCTCGCCGGGAAGTGTCCGCCTCTTCCTGAGCGCGGGCGACGTTGGCGTCACTCATGCGCTCCTCGAACTCGTACTCAcgcgcctccagctccagctgcaTCTCCGTCTGCTCCTCGCGCATAGCCTTGATGTCCATCATAGCTGTGTCCAGGTCGTGCAGTTGCTTGGTGTAGGCCTGGCGCTGCTCGACCAGCGCgacgcgcagccgctccacctcgcgcagctgcgcgtcacGATCGTCCATATCCCTGTTCGACTTTTCGATATGCTCGGCCATGAGGCGTTTCTTCGCCTTTAAATCGTCCTCCATGCGCTTGTGCACGCGCAGGAACACGCGACGCTCCTCTCGGATGACGTCGATGCGGTCACGCAGCTCCTTGTTGTACGACAGAGCATCGTTGAACTGACCTAACGTTTGATCCAGCCGGCTCTCCAGAATGTCGACctggcgctgcaccgccgctgcctgttCCTTTTCTACATTGACGCCACCCTTCATCCTGCGACTGTGAAGAAGGTCGATGCGAGCCAGCTGGTATCGCTTTGTCAGATCGTTCTTGCGCATCTTCTCAAACTGGTAGCGGCGCTCCAGCCCGTCAACGTCGCTCTGCAATGACGCCAGCTTATCGGCCTTGACGTAATCATAATGTGCACCAGACATAGAATTGATTTCTTTCTTGATTTGATCGTTCTCTTCGGTCATATGTGCGATCTGTTCTTGCTGACGCATAGTCTGGTCCTGTGCACTGAAGATGTTCTCCGCTACCTGCGAGCGGCGCAGGGTGTCGGCCACTGCGCCCTTCTTAGTGGCGGCTACCACTGACATGACCAAGTCAGCCAAGGTCTGTGAGGATAATTCCGTCGACCAAGGAAAtggtgggagaggagaaggcgagaggtACAATGCCTCGGTAAGGGCGTCTCTGTTCGCTGAAGCAGAGGATGGCGTGCTTTGTTCTACACTGCCCTCACTTCAAGAAGTCCAAGGAGAGTGGAAAGTGCAGGACGCAAATATGatgaaaggaggaggaaaggtgGGGCTGACGAAgagcgcgaggaggacgaaaTAAAACCCACGTCAGACAACTGAGGATTGTGGCAGAAAGGGACAGTCCGGACCAATGAAGTCAGCGAAGTGCAAGCGAGGCGGAGAAAAACGCAGCTGGCCGTCCTGACTTTTGCAAAGTTGTGATGTTGATGGCCCATTGCATAGAAGCGGGTGCCCGAGCAATGGGGTGAaaggtgcgcgtgcgggcGCACGTTGGGTTCGATTAAGAGAATGAAACGAAGAAAGGAGGATGAGAGTGCAGTAGAGCAAACAGAAAAGATACATGCAAAGCACGGCCGTACGTGCACAGTCCATACCACGTGTGGAGCGGAACGCTGCAGATGTAGAGAGAGGGCATGGCGCTCCACACGCTCTCCTCATCGCCTGTAGAAAGGGTCTTCTTCGTCCATTCTCAGTTGACGCCGTCGCACATAAAATGCAGCAAGGAAAAAGCTATCCTGCTTAAGAGAAGCATGACGTGGGGGGGCATGGGCTTATTCCGCGAAGGCTACCGTTAAAGCGTCATAGAGAATAACAGCATGTTGTCTTCCAGTTTCATTTCTTCGCTCTTGTTCTCCGCTAAGAGGGAgtgaaaaaagaaacacacgGCATGCGCGGCATGCAAATACACAAAACGACGCTCACCTCCATTCATGCTTTTTTCCCTCCATTCACCGGATCGCTGCATGCGCCTCGCAGGGCCTTGTATGGGCAAGTCAACTCCTCTGTGTATGACTGTGCTTCTCGCTTCCCCTCCATGTTTATCTTCTTGACGGCAAGTGCGAGGGAAAGTGAAATAGTGGAGGTGTCTTTCTCGTTCGAGTCTGTCCTCGGGGAGTGTCTGTATGCCTTCGTATGGTGACGAGGAGAGACTTGCATGGGCATATGTTGTGAGAAACTCACCTCATCACTTTCGAAGCTTTCTTTCTAGTTAGCGAGGAAGACAGCACTCTCGACATAGGTGACGAGATAGACCcaaaggagggggaaagaggaagaagcgagagagcggagagaagagggcggggagaagacgcacacctgcacgcacacgcacacacacacgcacacacaagcagagaTGAGGGTTAAAGCAGCAAAATCGGGGGAGTCCGATGAACACAAAAGAGGCACACATGCAAACATTCACAgcaaggggaaggggaaaaagaaggaggaggagcgatCGGCATCACGAGgaagacgacagcagcggtagcgaCAAGTAAGGTaagcgaaagagagccaAGCACACGAGCGTGAGAATATCGGTGTAGCTCCCCATCGCTTGCTCACACACTGAGGTCCACGATCAATTATTAACCGCCTCCATACGGCACGCTCCGCCAGATAAGAACAGGAAAAAGGTGCGGTGTTCCTCCTTTCCGTCTTGAACACGCGCCAATAACTCACCTGAAGAATGAATCAGAGAGAGGTTTAGAAAGAGCAACGttgagaagggaagagaacaTGAGCGAGGGTCAACCAGAAGTGTCTGCAGTTACTGCAGCCCATTCGCACCTGCTCTCCATAACGTTTTACCACCCTTCCCAGTCTTCTATCTTTCCTCATTTCTTCTGCCTTCTTCGACCACAAACTTCACtcaagcaaagagagagaaaacaaacaaacaacggaaaaagaggaaaggagagatCCCCAGAGCAGAAGCGCACTCTTCCCCGACCTACAATGGCGCCTCACCACAACAAAAGGTTCTGTCCACTACAAGCAACACGGTACGACGACGAGAAGATAGAAAGCAGGCAGGCGAGTCACCTCACCCCTTAGCGCTACACCCCCGCTCACGCTAACGCACCTACAGACACGCATACAGTGGTACAAGCCGGATCCCTCTATCTTGCTGTATCCTCCTCTGCACAGCGTGCTCTCGatgaaggggaaaggggaggagagggctgtgtgcgtggggagcggggagggggaaggggagggggcaggggagggggcagggaACGGAGTAAAAAAATGAAAAGTGAAAAAAGATGTCCACCTCACAGGTTTCTCGCACATTTAACAGATTCTCCTCGTAGGAGTGTGCCACCGTGACTGTATAGACGagcatatgtgtgtgtgtgtggaggggggggggggcgacaAATGtacacaaaagaaaagacgaACAGTTTGCTCCCTCCACATTgcctcctcacccctcttGCGAGCTCCTTCCCTGTTGCTCCTCGAAATAGtgccttttcttcccttcttccccactCTGCCTCCCCCAGCAAAGGCTGGGAGACGGCGAGCAGAATTACGCTGGACTTGCCGTGGACTCAACGCGCTCAAAACACAAAATATACGCACCATTCGGCGCTGGGGCGTCGCAGTTGTCGATCGTCGCGTGCGTATCGTTGTAGTATACCCATTTCTGCACGGAATCGTTGAAGGCAGTCGCGGTGTAATGCCCAAAACTGAGCGACCCGGTGTGGTACACCACACCGCGCAGACGGTACCTCGTGCCCTCTGCTTGAAGCCCAACAGCCTCTGGGTCCAGGTACGGAGCAAAATCGAGCTCGCTCGGGAACTGCACTGTAGTGTTCTTCTTGTCGGCACTGTATGTGAGCATCTTGAAGCGCTTAAAGGATACAATAAGGCACGGGGGCAAACGGAAGAGGGTGCGGTGCACCTTGGTCTCCCGGAACTCCCTGCACTGACTGCAGAACCACGCATCTTCACCCCGCAACAGGTCCGGCTGCATGGAGTGCGACAAGCACTCCTGCAACGAGCATCTCACCTCCGGTGCGAGGTTGCTATCTGCGTCTCGGAGTCCAAAAGCATCCGACCTCCCTCCGTCGGAGATAAGATGATACTTGGAAGAGTCGTACTGAATGCAGACAACAATGGTGGTCGTCACCGTCGTGGAAGCAGATGCCTCCTCACAGCCTTCGCACCCTGTCGCGTCGGCGGTGGTATCGCCACCCTTAGATATGGGAcctgcgacggtggcagtTGCGGCTTTGCGAAGAACACACTGCTCTACCCAGATGTCTTGGCCAATGGATACGAGTGCTGCCTCGGCACTGTTTTCAGCCGTCAGCTTTTCTTTGGCTTTGTGCGTGTAGGATGGAGACACGACGTATCCCACCCCTCCGCTTAGAGCCTCTGTGGcgatgagcagcgcctcctcgttcGTCTCGGTCTCTGGAAcgcgttgcagcagtgccgtcgccacctctACAGAGCGCGGGCGGATGTGCTCCGTGTAGGCGAGCATTCTTTCACGAGGTTCCCTGATAAAAACAAGCTCCTCCGCGTCGGCGGCACCTGCaccctctgctgccgctggctgcTGGTGCTCCGCACCGTACGACGCCGGAAACTCGTCAATCCAAACCAGGGTGCCCATCATGAAAGTCGTGGAGGGAAGCGATGTGTCTCTGACAAAGTACCACACGCGTGCCGCAGGCACCTCTGCCACGTCCACCGtagctggcggcggcgtagATTCCATGTTCAGTCCTGCACTCTTCAGGTGGCAACACGCCCAAGCAAACACACGACCATGGTCGGGAATGTCCATTACGCGCACGTCCACCTGCACGCGCGCTGCTACACTCCttgccctctccgcctcctcctccacggtcATCTCCTCTGCAGAGACATCCTGaaaaaacagcagcacctccctgCTAGAACTGACAttgctcagcagctgctgccgaagcgcctcctccacctcctgctcGCGCACCGTGTTGTCCGGATACACCAACACGTGAACTTTCAGTGTCGCCAGTGAGTGCACCCGGTTTGTGTCCCCTTTCACAGGTCGAAACAACGGTGCCATAAAGCCGCTGCGTGAGGCTGACTCCGTCGCGCTGTCAGCCTTGCTTAATTCCACCATGACATCCACGCACATGGCGCGCCGCTGAGGCGGATCTTTAATACTGACGGAGAGCGTGACGTTGTTGTCGAAGACAGTGCTGCACTCCCCGCATGTGAGGCACGTGAAGACAGTCTTCGACTGGTGGAAAAAGAGCGGCGGAATGAACGACTTATTGTTTTCCAAGAAGTTGTCCCAGAAAATAGTGGAGAGCTCCTGTGTCGCGATCATCTTGTCGCTGTCCTCGCGCTGGCGGTAGCATCGCTCTGAGAGGAGATTGATCTCTTCACTCAGGTGATCCAGGAGCACTTCAATAAACTCATTCGCATCCTGCTGCTGATAGCCGGAAAACCGTTTCACCCGCATCCCAAtctgctccttcagctcACGGGTCTCAGCGAAGGAGTGCTGCCCAGACCACATCGCCGTCAGCAGCCTGATGAGCGGCGGAGCTATCACAGCCTGCGAAAAGTGCGAAATGGGAAGCGTCAAGAGCTTCGTACGAAAAGATGTGAGATTCGACAAGCACTGAAGGGCACTATTCATGTAGCATGTGTTGCCGACGTTGGTCaggccacacacaccgcactggtgcgccgccacctccatccCGCCTGTAATTTCGTTTCCGCGGTCGTCGCCGTTCGTGTTGTTTAGAGTCAGCACCAGAGACAGGAGCACCTTCCCGCTCATCTGCCCCCTGCACTCCTCCACGCTCTCCGGCATATCCTGCTCGATgcaccgacgcagctgctgtacTACCTCCTGTACAGTCATGTCCATCCcatcccccttctctgcaaTCGCAAACGGCCCTGGTTTCAGGGAGAGCATGTAGAGGCCTCTGCAGCGGATGCGCACCGTGTCAGTGCCGTTGATCGCCGCAAACCACACCCTAGCCACCTTGTCCGACAtcacgccctcctcctcactcaTCACTCCCCAGGCGAGGTGGCACACCTCGCGCATGTCGCTATGCAGGAGTGCCTCCTCGACTGGCACCTCTACACTGAACTTGTCAAGCGTCCCGTCCGATTCGTTTCGCTCCGACCACTCGAATGTCGTGAACACAGTCAGCGGGAGCGGCTTCCACATGGCGAGACAGCGCTCCCGGAGAGAAAAGGTTCCATACATGACGTACTTGGGGCCGGTGCCAAAGAAGTCAAAGAAGGAGTTGTACAGGGTCGCTGGAATCACCTGGTATTGCTCAGAATCTAGGGAAAGCCAGTGCCGGCGCGGGTCGTGCGGCGAGACCGTCATGAGCGCGAACGTGTCGATAGGGCCTGGAAAAGGTGGGAGTGGCCCGGGCAAGgccaggcggcgctgctccttaGCTTGTGTTGAccacctcagcagctgctccatcCACGCCGTTGGGACCACAACGCCGCGCGGAAGAGCTTCCTTGTTCTGCATCAAACTCTGCTGCTGACATGCAAAGTACAAACAGTAGAAAAAAAGCTCCAGGTTGAGTCCCGAGGtatcctcttcctctccccacaGGAACGGTGTCACCTCTGTTAAGTTGCGAGAGCGCTGCTGGTAGACTGGGAAGAAGCTGCACACCCATGCATCAGCGATGCTCCCAAGAATGGCACAGAGGTCCTCTTTGCAGTCGATAGGGATGGTATCGTCGCTGTACTTGTCGCGTAACGCGTGCGGCACGTGTGCGCCCTGCGTCAAGTGTTCCTCCATTAGACGGCGGCTCATTTCGCTGATCTCCTTCACGTAGGCAAAGCTGCGCATAGAGTAACGGCTGAAGTGGTGGCTGCCACTCATGCCGTGGCACCCGCCATCATTCATCACCTCCAAAACGATACTATGCAAACCTGAGACGAAGGCAAAGGACAGCTCGCGTGGCGTCGCGTACAATCCACCCGTCGACTCCCCATTTTCGCTGGATGGCTGAGGCGGTGTCGCGAGAGCGAAGATGTCCGCTGCACTTTCTTGGATCAAGTCATGCAGCACAGCGCTTGCAATTCCAAACCAGGCGACGCTAAACTCCTCTGTTGCGTCTGGAACAGCACCGGGTTTGATGCCGTCCAGCTGGGCTGCGATGCCCGAGTGCGAGCGCCTTAGCCACGTAACGCTGCCGTCGAACCCGCGAAGGCCTTTCAAGATGTTGCTCACAAGAGTCTGAATATAAGCCTGCAGTCGATCaagcggaggcggtggctgcccCACCAGAGCGGCattctcctcttcgtctgtcgcagctgcagcagcagcggtgtagTCATGTGCTCCCGTAGTCGTCCCATTCCAAGTTATGGTTCTGGGCTTGACAGTGGTCGTGCCCGTTTCTTCGTTGCCCTGTGACGTTGACGAGTCCTCTTCTGCAGAGGCGAAGCTGTCACGGGAAGTGGCGGTAAACGAAGACCCTTCAATGCTGTGGTTTCTCCCCTTGAGGTCCATCTCTTCTATAGCATCCCCTGAACTCATAGTGTTGCAATCGTCGTCCTTCAGGTAAGCACGTGTAATTGTGTATTTAGGTGCCCGAGTTGAAGACATGCATGCCTACT from Leishmania panamensis strain MHOM/PA/94/PSC-1 chromosome 32 sequence includes these protein-coding regions:
- a CDS encoding ubiquitin hydrolase, putative (TriTrypDB/GeneDB-style sysID: LpmP.32.3060); translated protein: MSSTRAPKYTITRAYLKDDDCNTMSSGDAIEEMDLKGRNHSIEGSSFTATSRDSFASAEEDSSTSQGNEETGTTTVKPRTITWNGTTTGAHDYTAAAAAATDEEENAALVGQPPPPLDRLQAYIQTLVSNILKGLRGFDGSVTWLRRSHSGIAAQLDGIKPGAVPDATEEFSVAWFGIASAVLHDLIQESAADIFALATPPQPSSENGESTGGLYATPRELSFAFVSGLHSIVLEVMNDGGCHGMSGSHHFSRYSMRSFAYVKEISEMSRRLMEEHLTQGAHVPHALRDKYSDDTIPIDCKEDLCAILGSIADAWVCSFFPVYQQRSRNLTEVTPFLWGEEEDTSGLNLELFFYCLYFACQQQSLMQNKEALPRGVVVPTAWMEQLLRWSTQAKEQRRLALPGPLPPFPGPIDTFALMTVSPHDPRRHWLSLDSEQYQVIPATLYNSFFDFFGTGPKYVMYGTFSLRERCLAMWKPLPLTVFTTFEWSERNESDGTLDKFSVEVPVEEALLHSDMREVCHLAWGVMSEEEGVMSDKVARVWFAAINGTDTVRIRCRGLYMLSLKPGPFAIAEKGDGMDMTVQEVVQQLRRCIEQDMPESVEECRGQMSGKVLLSLVLTLNNTNGDDRGNEITGGMEVAAHQCGVCGLTNVGNTCYMNSALQCLSNLTSFRTKLLTLPISHFSQAVIAPPLIRLLTAMWSGQHSFAETRELKEQIGMRVKRFSGYQQQDANEFIEVLLDHLSEEINLLSERCYRQREDSDKMIATQELSTIFWDNFLENNKSFIPPLFFHQSKTVFTCLTCGECSTVFDNNVTLSVSIKDPPQRRAMCVDVMVELSKADSATESASRSGFMAPLFRPVKGDTNRVHSLATLKVHVLVYPDNTVREQEVEEALRQQLLSNVSSSREVLLFFQDVSAEEMTVEEEAERARSVAARVQVDVRVMDIPDHGRVFAWACCHLKSAGLNMESTPPPATVDVAEVPAARVWYFVRDTSLPSTTFMMGTLVWIDEFPASYGAEHQQPAAAEGAGAADAEELVFIREPRERMLAYTEHIRPRSVEVATALLQRVPETETNEEALLIATEALSGGVGYVVSPSYTHKAKEKLTAENSAEAALVSIGQDIWVEQCVLRKAATATVAGPISKGGDTTADATGCEGCEEASASTTVTTTIVVCIQYDSSKYHLISDGGRSDAFGLRDADSNLAPEVRCSLQECLSHSMQPDLLRGEDAWFCSQCREFRETKVHRTLFRLPPCLIVSFKRFKMLTYSADKKNTTVQFPSELDFAPYLDPEAVGLQAEGTRYRLRGVVYHTGSLSFGHYTATAFNDSVQKWVYYNDTHATIDNCDAPAPNGAYILCFERVESTASPA